Proteins from one Hemiscyllium ocellatum isolate sHemOce1 chromosome 6, sHemOce1.pat.X.cur, whole genome shotgun sequence genomic window:
- the LOC132816871 gene encoding P2Y purinoceptor 8-like encodes MDMVMNVTLDDETLEMLGSAVIRITLPTVYLAIIFISLPGNGISLWLLWFHTHPKTPLVIFMINLTIADILLAFFLPFQIAYHLNDNNWAFGKSLCTFVTTLFYVNMYCSILTMTCISVERYIGVAHPMWYTRGWKKPHAVTICFGIWLILIIVLLPLEYSDLTFEVQPLNITTCFDVLKRDMLPNNNAWGLFLFTLFVLLFLIPFTIIVSCYTLVILKLSQTSHIAQSEQKKRAICLAAIVLLVFVTCFAPNNITLLIHIIWRLLYDTGCYTAYKLTLSLSCLNSCLNPFIFCFASTDFQNLFHRLIGRQQSFSQTAQ; translated from the coding sequence ATGGACATGGTGATGAACGTAACGTTGGATGATGAGACTCTGGAAATGCTGGGCAGTGCTGTAATCAGAATCACCCTCCCCACTGTTTACCTAGCCATCATCTTTATCAGTTTACCTGGCAACGGAATCTCCCTCTGGCTACTTTGGTTCCACACCCACCCAAAGACTCCTTTGGTCATCTTCATGATCAACCTGACCATTGCTGACATCCTACTTGCTTTTTTCCTCCCCTTCCAGATTGCATATCACTTGAACGACAATAACTGGGCCTTTGGCAAGAGCCTCTGTACATTTGTTACCACCTTGTTTTATGTCAATATGTACTGTTCCATTTTGACAATGACTTGCATCAGTGTTGAGCGCTATATTGGGGTGGCACACCCAATGTGGTACACTCGAGGGTGGAAAAAACCACATGCAGTGACTATTTGTTTTGGGATATGGTTAATTTTAATCATAGTTTTGTTGCCCTTGGAATACAGTGATTTAACATTTGAAGTCCAGCCACTCAACATTACAACTTGCTTTGATGTTCTTAAAAGAGACATGCTTCCCAACAATAATGCATGGGGGTTGTTCCTCTTCACTCTGTTTGTATTGCTGTTTCTGATCCCATTTACCATTATCGTCTCATGTTACACACTAGTAATACTAAAGCTCTCCCAAACCTCTCACATCGCTCAAAGTGAGCAGAAAAAGCGAGCTATTTGTTTAGCTGCTATTGTGCTCTTGGTCTTTGTCACATGCTTTGCCCCCAACAACATCACTCTCTTAATCCACATTATATGGAGACTTCTGTATGACACAGGATGCTACACAGCCTATAAGCTGACCCTGTCACTCAGCTGTTTGAACAGTTGTCTCAACccatttattttttgttttgcttcaacAGACTTCCAAAACCTTTTCCACCGTTTAATAGGTCGGCAACAGTCATTCAGTCAAACAGCACAGTAG